The following are from one region of the Fusarium verticillioides 7600 chromosome 1, whole genome shotgun sequence genome:
- a CDS encoding cystathionine gamma-lyase, whose protein sequence is MSAAPLNSDPVATPPRPPSPVHSFGTLAVHAGAPHDPATGAVIESISLSTTFAQSAVGKPVGEYEYSRSANPNRTNFETAVAALEHAKYALAFSSGSATTATILQSLAAGSHVISVSDVYGGTHRYFTQVAKAHGVKVTFTPEIEVDISEHITPDTRLIWIESPSNPTLRLVDVRAVVSEAHKHGVLVVVDNTFLSPYVQNPLDFGADIVVHSVTKYINGHSDVVMGVAAFNSDELKNRLSFLQNAIGAVPSAFDSWLAHRGLKTLHLRAREASRNADAVARALEASPLVIAVNYPGLDSHPHRHIAKKQHRDGLGGGMLSFRIQGGHAAAERFCQVTKIFTLAESLGGVESLVEVPSSMTHAGIPRDQREAVGIFDDLVRISCGVEDAQDLTNDVLQALEKATSAVKTNGFNGNGNGVNGS, encoded by the coding sequence ATGTCGGCTGCTCCTCTCAATTCGGACCCTGTGGCCACCCCACCTCGCCCTCCGTCCCCCGTCCACAGCTTCGGTACTCTCGCCGTCCACGCCGGCGCTCCACATGACCCCGCTACCGGCGCCGTGATTGAGTCCATCTCTCTGTCGACCACATTTGCTCAGTCCGCCGTTGGCAAGCCTGTTGGCGAGTATGAGTACTCCCGATCCGCCAACCCCAACCGTACCAACTTCGAGACCGCTGTCGCTGCTCTCGAGCACGCCAAGTACGCCCTCGCCTTCTCTTCCGGTTccgccaccaccgccacTATCCTCCAGAGTCTCGCTGCCGGCAGCCATGTCATCTCCGTATCCGATGTCTACGGAGGTACCCACCGATACTTCACTCAGGTCGCAAAGGCCCACGGCGTCAAGGTGACCTTCACACCAGAGATCGAGGTCGATATCAGTGAGCACATTACTCCCGATACCCGTCTGATCTGGATCGAGAGTCCTAGCAATCCAACCCTGCGCCTTGTCGATGTCCGAGCTGTTGTTTCTGAGGCCCACAAGCACGGCGTCCTCGTCGTTGTTGACAACACCTTCCTGTCTCCTTACGTCCAGAATCCGCTCGATTTCGGTGCCGACATCGTTGTCCACAGTGTTACCAAGTACATCAACGGTCACAGTGATGTCGTCATGGGTGTTGCTGCTTTCAACAGCGACGAGCTCAAGAACCGTCTAAGCTTCCTTCAGAACGCCATTGGCGCGGTGCCCTCAGCATTTGACTCCTGGCTTGCTCACCGTGGTCTGAAGACTCTGCATCTGCGAGCTCGTGAGGCCAGCCGCAACGCCGACGCCGTGGCTCGAGCTCTCGAGGCTTCTCCTCTAGTCATTGCCGTCAACTACCCCGGTCTTGACTCTCACCCTCACCGACatatcgccaagaagcagcatcGTGATGGTCTGGGTGGCGGCATGCTCTCATTCCGCATCCAAGGCGGTCACGCTGCCGCTGAGCGTTTCTGCCAGGTGACAAAGATCTTCACTCTCGCTGAGAGTctcggtggtgttgagagtCTGGTCGAAGTTCCCAGCAGCATGACTCATGCTGGTATCCCTCGAGATCAGCGTGAGGCTGTCGGTATTTTCGACGACCTTGTTCGCATCAGCTGCGGTGTTGAGGACGCCCAGGACCTCACCAATGACGTTCTCCAAGCCCTCGAGAAGGCTACATCCGCGGTCAAGACCAACGGTTTCAACGGTAACGGCAATGGCGTCAACGGCTCCTAG
- a CDS encoding valyl-tRNA synthetase → MLRQVKPRNARSKRALEKREPKANENPKTCLFLRGTTCSQIIQDALNDLHQMRQPLAKKFTKKNAIHPFDDAASLEFFSEKNDASLLVFGSSQKKRPHTLTFVRTFGYKVLDMLELYLDPESFRAIAQFKTKKFAIGLRPMILFAGTAFESPVSNEFTLAKSMLLDFFKGEPSDKIDVEGLQYIISISAEDSTGDGDVKPAIHLRVYTISTKRSGQRLPRVEVEEIGPRMDFRVGRVREPDESMLKEALKKPRGTEERTKKNITTDSMGDKIGRVHLGKQDLSELQLRKMKGLKRSRKDAEDAVDVVEEKEESKRIKQ, encoded by the exons ATGCTCAGACAAGT TAAACCTCGCAATGCGCGCTCAAAGCGAGCCCTCGAAAAGCGCGAACCCAAGGCAAACGAGAATCCCAAGACgtgcctcttcctccgcgGAACAACATGCTCTCAGATAATCCAGGATGCTCTCAATGACCTTCATCAGATGCGCCAGCCTCTCGCTAAGAAGTTCACCAAAAAGAACGCCATCCATCCCTTTGACGACGCCGCCTCGCTCGAGTTTTTCTCCGAAAAGAACGACGCCAGTCTCCTCGTTTTTGGTAGCAGCCAGAAGAAGCGTCCTCACACCTTGACTTTTGTTCGCACCTTTGGTTACAAGGTTCTTGACATGCTTGAGCTCTACCTCGACCCAGAGAGCTTCCGTGCTATTGCTCAGTTCAAGACGAAGAAATTCGCCATTGGCCTGCGGCCCATGATCTTGTTCGCTGGTACTGCTTTCGAGAGCCCTGTCAGCAACGAGTTCACCCTTGCGAAGAGCATGCTCCTTGATTTCTTCAAGGGCGAGCCCAGCGACAAGATTGACGTCGAGGGTCTCCAGTACATCATCTCCATTAGCGCAGAGGATAGCACTGGCGACGGTGATGTTAAGCCCGCTATCCACTTGCGAGTCTacaccatcagcaccaagcgATCAGGCCAGCGTCTTCCCcgtgtcgaggttgaggagattgGTCCTCGCATGGATTTCCGTGTCGGCCGAGTCAGGGAGCCCGATGAGTCGATGCTCAAGGAGGCCCTAAAGAAGCCTCGCGGGACCGAGGAGCgcaccaagaagaacatcacaACTGATTCTATGGGTGACAAGATTGGCCGCGTGCATCTGGGCAAGCAGGATCTCAGCGAGCTGCAGCTCCGCAAGATGAAGGGTCTGAAGCGAAGTCGAAAGGATGCCGAAGATGCGGTGGATGTcgttgaggagaaggaggagtcCAAGAGGATAAAGCAATAG